A region of the Gallaecimonas mangrovi genome:
CAATGTGGTGGATGTACACCCAGGCCCGGTTATTACCCGCTTTGAGCTCGACCTCGCCCCCGGGGTAAAGGTTTCTAAAATTTCTAACCTTTCTAAAGACTTGGCGCGGGCGCTGTCGGCCATTTCGGTGCGGGTAGTGGAAGTTATTCCCGGCAAATCGGTCATTGGTTTGGAAGTGCCCAACAAGCACCGCGAAGTGGTGTACCTGTCGGAAGTCATTAACGACCAAAAATTTATCGACAACAGTTCGCCGCTGGCAATGGTGCTGGGTAAAGACATTGCCGGTAATTCGGTGGTGGTCGATTTGGCGAAAATGCCGCACTTATTGGTGGCCGGTACCACCGGTTCCGGTAAATCGGTAGGTGTTAACGTCATGCTGGTGTCGCTGCTTTATAAGAGCACGCCGGAAGAGGTGCGCCTTATTATGATTGACCCGAAAATGCTGGAACTGTCGGTTTATGAAGGCATTCCGCATCTTTTGGCCGAAGTGGTTACCGATATGAAAGACGCTGCCAATGCTTTGCGTTGGTGTGTGGGCGAAATGGAGCGGCGATACAAATTAATGTCGCTGATGGGGGTGCGTAACCTCAAAGGCTTTAACCAGAAGGTAAAAGACGCCGCGAAAGCCGGTAATCCCCTAAAAGACCCGTTGTGGAATGCCAATAGCTCTATGGAGCCGGAAGCTCCCGACCTTGAGCCACTGCCGCGCATTGTGGTGGTAGTGGACGAATTTGCCGACATGATGATGATCGTCGGTAAAAAGGTAGAAGAGCTGATTGCCCGTATCGCCCAAAAGGCGCGGGCGGCCGGTATTCACCTGATTTTGGCCACCCAGCGCCCGTCGGTGGATGTCATCACCGGCCTTATCAAGGCCAACATCCCAACCCGTATTGCCTTTCAGGTATCCAGCAAAATCGATTCGCGCACCATCCTTGACCAGCAAGGGGCCGAAAGCCTGTTGGGCCAGGGTGACATGCTGTATCTGCCGCCGGGCTCCGGCGTACCAACCCGTGTGCACGGCGCCTTTGTGGACGACCATGAAGTGCACCGGGTAGTAGAAGATTGGAAAAAACGCGGCAAGCCGCAGTATATCGACGCCATTTTGGCCGGCGAGATGACCCAAGAAACCCTGCTGCCGGGCGAAAGCATGGACGACGACGCCGAGCGTGACCCTTTATACGACGAAGCCGTGGCCTTTGTGATTGAATCGCGCCGCGGCTCTATTTCCAGCGTGCAGCGCAAGCTTAAAATTGGCTATAACCGCGCGGCCCGTTTGATTGAACAGATGGAAATGGCCGGCATTGTTTCCCCGGCTGGCCACAACGGTAACCGCGAAGTGCTGGTGCCACATCACGGAGAATAATATGCGATTACTTCCACTGGCTTTGTTACTTGCCAGTACCGCGGCAGTGGCCGACGATGCCAGCGATCTCAAAGCCAAGCTGGCCCATTACCAGAGCTTCTCGGCGCACTTTTCGCAAAAAGTGGTAGACAGCAAAGGCAATACCGCCATGAAGGCCGAGGGCGAAATGGCGGTGGAACGGCCACAAAAACTGTACTGGCACACCGAAAAGCCCGACGAAACCTTATTGATCTCTGACGGCAACACCCTGTGGCTTTATAACCCCTTTGTTGAGCAGGTCACCCTGTATTCCCCCAAAGAGGCAGTGGGCCGCACGCCGATGCTGCTGCTTTCTAGCCAAGACCCAGCAGTATGGAGCCAGTTCACCATCAAGGCCGACGGCCAAAACTACCTTATTAAACCCAAAGACGAAAAAGACGCCTACGTGACCGCCCTTACCGTTAAATTTAGCGGCAACAAGGTGGCAGGCCTGGTGATCCATGATGTGTCCGGTCAGCAAAATACCGTGACCTTTTCTGGCTTTAAATCGCCAAGGGCCAAAGACGCCGACGTAAAATTCACCTTTACGCCACCACCGGGCGTGGCTATTGACGACCAGCGATGACCAACCTGGGCTTTGATTTTGGCGACGGTCCCGTAGAGCCGCTGGCTGCCAGGATGCGGCCAAAAACCTTTGACGATTACGTCGGCCAGCAACATTTAGTGGGGCAGGGCAAGGCCCTGCGCCGGGCGCTCGAAGCCGGCAAACCCCATTCGATGATCCTCTGGGGCCCGCCCGGTACCGGCAAAACCACCCTGGCTGAGCTTATTGCCCGTTATTCGGATGCCGAAGTCGAGCGCATATCGGCGGTAACCAGCGGCATTAAAGAAATACGGGCCGCTGTTGATGCTGCCAAAAGCCGCGCCCGCAAAACCCTGCTGTTTGTGGACGAGGTGCACCGCTTTAACAAAAGCCAGCAAGACGCTTTTTTGCCGCACATTGAAGACGGCACCTTTATCTTTATTGGTGCCACCACCGAAAACCCCTCTTTTGAGCTTAACGGCGCCTTGTTGTCGCGGGCGCGGGTTTATGTGCTAAAAAACCTCGAATATAACGACATCAGTGGCCTGTTAAGCCGCGCACTCACCGCGCCAGAAGGCTTAACCGGCATTAGCCTGGATGACGACGCCCAAGACGTATTAACGCAAATGGCCGGTGGCGATGCCCGCCGCGCCCTTAATTACCTGGAAATGCTCTCTGATATGGCCGACGACGGCCGTATCAGTAAAGAGCTTATTGCCTCGGTGCTGGGCCAGGACATTCGCCGGTTCGATAAAGGTGGTGACCTGTTCTACGACATGATCTCGGCCTTTCACAAATCGGTGCGCGGCTCGGCCCCTGATGCCGCCCTTTACTGGTATTGCCGGATGCTCGAAGGCGGCTGTGACCCGCTGTATGTCGCACGAAGGCTGTTGGCCATTGCCTCGGAAGATATCGGCAATGCCGACCCAAAAGCGCTAACCATTGGCCTTAACGCCTGGGACACCTTTACCCGGGTTGGCCCGGCTGAAGGCGAGCGGGCCATTGCCCAAGCCGCGGTGTATATGGCTTGCGCGCCCAAATCTAACGCCGTTTACACCGCCTTTAAAGCGGCGCGGCGCGACGCCAAAGCCGCCGGCGACTTGGCGGTGCCGCTGCACCTTCGCAACGCCCCCACCAAATTGCTGGAATCCTTGGGCCACGGTAGCGAATACCGCTATGCCCACGACGAGCCGGGCGCTTATGCTGCCGGTGAAAACTTTTTTCCCCAAGAACTCAAAGACAGGCGTTACTATCAACCCTCTAACCGTGGCCTTGAGCAAAAGATAGGCGAAAAGCTCAATTACCTGGCCGAGCGCGACCGGCAAAGTCCGGTCCAGCGCTACTCGGACGACGAGGGCTCTGGTACACTGCCCGAAGACTGAATGGACCTGAACTAAGACCATGCTGGATAACAAATATTTACGCCAGGATCTCGACACCACTGCCGAGCGTCTGGCCACTCGCGGCTTTAAGCTGGATGTCGCCGCCATCCAGGCACTCGAAGAAAAACGCAAAGCCCTGCAGGTACGCACCCAAGAGCTGCAAAACGAGCGCAATACCCGCTCCAAGGCCATTGGCCAGGCAGCGCGCAATGGCGAAGACATCGCCCCCTTAAAAGCGGCTGTTACCCAAATTAACGACGAGCTGGAAAGCGTTAAAACCGAGCTGGACGCGGTGCTGGCCCAATGGGACGCCATTACCATGGCCATTCCCAACTTGCCCCACGAATCAGTGCCGGTGGGTAAAGACGAAAGCGAAAACGTGGAATTGCGCCGCTGGGGCACGCCACGTCAATTCGACTTTGAAGTCAAAGACCACGTTGATTTAGGCAATGGCCTTAACGGTTTATCTTTTGAAGACGGCGTGAAGCTGTCAGGGTCGCGCTTTGTGGTCATGCGCGGCGAGCTGGCCAAGCTGCACCGGGCGCTGGCTCAGTTCATGCTGGATTTGCACACCGAACAGCACGGTTACCTTGAAACCTACGTGCCGTATCTGGTTAACGAGGACAGCCTTAAAGGCACCGGCCAGTTGCCAAAATTCGGTGAAGACTTGTTTAACATCAAGCCGGCCACCGAAGAGCGCCAGCAGCTGTCACTTATTCCCACTGCGGAAGTGCCGCTTACCAACCTGGTGCGCGACGAAATTATTGACGCTGCCAGTCTGCCGCTGAAATTTACCGCCCACAGCCCCTGTTTCCGTTCAGAAGCCGGTTCTTACGGCCGTGACACCCGTGGCCTCATTCGCATGCACCAGTTCGACAAAGTGGAAATGGTGCAAATCGTCCACCCCGATACCTCCTTTGCCGCTCTGGACGAAATGACCCGCCACGCCGAAACCGTGCTGGAAAAACTCGGCTTGCCGTATCGCACCATGACCCTGTGCACCGGGGATATTGGCTTTGGCGCTACCAAAACCTTCGACTTGGAAGTGTGGCTGCCCGCGCAAAATACCTACCGCGAGATCTCCAGCTGCTCTAACGTCGGGGATTTTCAGGCCCGGCGCATGCAGGCCAGGTTCCGTAACCCCGAAACCAACAAGCCAGAGCTGGTGCACACCCTTAATGGCTCTGGCCTGGCGGTGGGCCGCACCTTGGTGGCGGTCATGGAAAACTACCAAACAGCCGATGGCCGTATCGAAGTGCCGGAAGTGCTTCGCGCCTACATGGGCGGCAAGACCCATATCGGTTAAAAGACAGGGCGCCTTTGGTGCCCTTTTACTTTGAATAGTCGGAAGGATAAAGCCCATGTCTATTGAGCAAGAGATCCGCGAAGAAATGCGCGTTCTGCCGCAGATCGATGTGGAATTTGAAGTTCGCCGCCGTGTTGATTTTATTAAAGACACCCTCAAGGCCTCAGGGCTGTCGACGCTGGTGCTGGGCATCAGCGGCGGGGTGGACTCATCCACCTGTGGCCGCTTGGCGCAACTGGCGGTTAACGAGCTAAACGGCGAGTCGAGCGAAGACAAAACCTATCGCTTTATTGCCGTACGCCTGCCTTATGGTGTGCAACATGATGAAGACGAAGCCCAGCTGGCGCTGTCTTTTATCGAGCCAACCCACGCCGTTACCGTCAATGTGAAAGCCGGTGTTGATGGCTTATCCAAAGCCGCCCACGACGGCCTAGCCCCCACTGGCCTGGTGCCGGAAGACGACTATCACCGTGATTTCATCAAGGGTAACGTTAAAGCCCGTTCGCGGATGATTGCCCAATACGAAATCGCCGGCCTTACCCGTGGCCTGGTGCTGGGCACCGACCACAGCGCCGAGAACATCACCGGCTTTTACACCAAGTGGGGCGACGGCGCCTGCGACTTGGTGCCGCTGTTTGGCCTGTCCAAACGCCAGGTGCGTGCTGTGGCCAAACACCTTGGCGCGCCCGAGGTGCTGGTTACCAAAACCCCCACCGCCGATTTAGAAACCCTGAACCCGCAGTTGGCCGACGAAGCCGCCTTGGGCCTCAGTTACGACCAAATCGACGACTTCTTGGAAGGCAAGGCGGTCGATGCCGCCGTGCGTGACCGCTTGGTGGAAATTTATCTTCGCACCCAGCACAAGCGCCAAGCCATTCCACCATTTACGATTAACATGCCGGGCCAAAAGGCCCGTTGTTATGGCTGCTATAAAACCCTGGTTTCTCTACCTCGTCCGTACCCGCCACGGCCACCTTTATACCGGCATCACCCTGGATGTACCCCGGCGCTTTGCCGAGCACCAATCCGGCAAGGGCGCCAAAGCCCTGCGTGGCAAAGGCCCTTTGGTCTTGGTCTACTCAGAAGAAGTCGGTTCCCATTCCGAAGCCCTTAAACGCGAGTTGGCGGTTAAGGGACTATCTAAGGCACGTAAAGAAGCGCTGGTTGCTGCTGTAAGGCAGGCCTAAGCCGGTCGCTGCCTATCCCTTTTTTAAAGTCACTATTTGCCGCAGCCCAAGCGGGCAGGGCGGTTGAGTGCCACTTTTCCTACCTTATCTTTGCAATTTGTGAGCTTGGGGTATTTACCCTTGGTTTTTAGAGGGTTATGGTTGTTTAGGTTGAGTTCATATTGTGGTGTTTTAGGGACAAAGTGGTTAGCCAAGGAAGACTGGAGTCCGGTAATTCAGGGGCGGTAGCGTGGGTTTGGGTTTGGTAAGGCTGCCATGAGTACGTTGCGGATTTTGAGTCTCTTTGCTTCGTTATTGTTCTTTTAAATGCCGGGACTCGCCCCGGCGGGCGCGTTACTTTCTTGCTTGGCCAAGAAAGTAACCAAAGAAGGCCACCCCGGCGCTGTTGCTTTGCTCCCAGTCACTTACCGTGGTCGCTTCACACGGGCATCCTGCCCTTCTTCCGCTCAACCAAGCTGGCCGCCTCACATCCGTGCCTCGTGCCCACTCACGTTCCTTCCCGCTCAGCGCTCCGCTTAAAGGGGCCCCAAGAGCGGGGGCTTCGTTAAGGTTTTGATTTTATATAATTTTAGAAGTGGGTGTCCATTGTTCCTCTTTGGTATGAGTTACAACGAAGTTTTGAAAATTTAATTTGTGCTTGAAGAGCTAATTATATTTTGCTCGAATCAAAGTTAAATAGACGTGATCAATAAAAGGTTATATAACGCCCAACTTAGCGGACATTTTTCGCTCCGCTCAAATTGTCCGCTAAGTTGGGCGTTATGGGTCAGCGTCATTGTCGCGCTCGGCAATTAATAATCAGGGAATTAATTTTGTGTATGAAAGACTCACATGAGTAGCGAATTAGATCTTCTTGGTATAGAGATAGATTCGGCGACGGAGAATAACAATGTATCTGACCTGACTACATTGCTAGAAAAGTGTGACTCTATGATTGAGTCTGAAGATTCTCACCTAAGACCGATAATTCTTTTCTATAGGGCAAATATCTATAGCTCACTAGCTGCTTTAAAATCTTATGACCCAGAATATGCGTGGAGTTGGCAGCAGAGTGAAAACGTCCTAGAAATATTGAATTTACGAAGAGCTATTTCTGATTCGAAATTTCCTAGTTTGAATCCTATATTTCAATGTAAAGTCTATACAAACCTTGGAAATAGTCTTAATCAATTTGGAAGATTTATAGAAGCAATTAAAGCTTGGGATTCCGCACTAAACATAATGCCTAATTTTGCTATGGCTCTTGGAAATAAAGGCATAGGCCTTACCCATTATGCTCGTGCTCTTTATGACTATGGACATGGGAACGTCATGGTTGCTCATGCTGTTGATGAGCTTAAGGGGGCAATTTCAAAAGATGCGCTGTGGGACAGTGGATTGCACCCTGAAGCTAAAGAATATTTTAGGGAAAATTACCTTAGTGCTGAAAAGCATCTAGAAAGAATCGAATATAGATTTGATTTCGATCTAAACCAATGGCCAGTTGGAGATAGTAAAAAAGAAGTGGGATATCGCTCTTGGTGTTTAGATAATAATCTTTTTTTATCACCACTGAACGATGTGACAAAACTTTCTGTTTCTGCTCAAGACGTTCTTCATCTTCCAAGTCATACGTATAACATTGATGAGGAAGCTCGGTTTCCAAATTATTTCAATATTATGAAACAGGAGTATGTTACTGCACGTTTTATGCTCTTTGAGTCGCTGGATTATTATAGCGAACATATCTCAGACAAAGATGTCCTTCTGATGGACGGTTTTGATGGAGCTCGGTTTAGCTATAGAATTGAACAGTTAAAGATAGCTTTTCGTTTAGCATATTCGATATTTGATAAAGTTGCACTTTTCTTGAACGATTATTACAGCGTTGGACTGGAAATAAGTTCAGTAAATTTTAGAAAAATATGGGGGAAAAGGAAAAATAAAAATTTCGAACTTAACTCTTGTTTTGAAGGAAGCCAAAATTGGCCTCTGCGAGGGCTTTATTTCTTATCTAAAGATCTTTTTGATGACGACTTTGATGATGTGGCCTTACCAGAATCGAAAGAGTTAGCGGGTTTAAGAAATCGTATCGAACATAGGTATTTGAGCTTGCAAACTTATGAAGCTTCCGTTTCCAATACTGATATTCATTCTTATATAAGCCTTAATGATTTTCAATTGAAAACTTTACGAATCATGTCAATGGCAAGAGAAGCTCTGATATATTTGTCTCTTGCTATGCATAGGGAGGAGAAAATAAGGAATATAGAGAATGAAAAGGTATCCGTTCCTATACAATCTTCGCCAATCGAGCGCTTTTATAAGTAACTGTTAAGTGTTTTCATTTAGAGAGAAGCCCATAACAAGCTGTTCAAATAACGTGTGGACCTCACCCGGTTTATCGGACACGCATCAATAACTGACAAAGAGGTCATTGATGCCCGCTTACAAGACCGGAAAACGTACCCAGCAGTACAGCCTTGAGTTCAAGAAGAAGGCCGTGCAGTGGAGCCATGAGCCACACCGCAGCGTCAAGGAAGTGGCCGAGGCGCTGGACATTCACCCCTTCATGTTGTCTCGTTGGCGCAAAGAATCCCGTGAAGGTAAGTACGGCATGGCCAGCAAGACCCCGAAGCCCGAAGGCAAGCTCAAAGAGCAGGATGAAGTGAAACAGCTCAAGAAGCGCATTGCCGAGCTGGAGATGGAGAACGACATCCTAAAAAAGTGGCAACGTTTCCAGGCGGAGGAACAACGCAGCGGTATCGCTTCATCCAACGCCAGCAAGGGCAAATCCCGGTAAAAGCGCTGTGTGCCAGGCTGAAGGTCTCGCGCAGTGGCTACTACGACTGGCTCAAGCGCCAACCAAGCCAACGTCAGCAACAAGACGACGCTTTGCTAACGGCTATCCGCCGCCTATTTGAGAAGGCAAAGCAACGCTATGGCAGCCCGAAAATCCATCGTGCCTTGCGCTTGGAGGGTATTCGGGTTGGCGCTAAACGGGTGGCAAGGCTGATGCGTGAAGCGGGGCTAAAAGCCCGTGTGGAGCGGGTTTACCGGCGGATGAACAAGCGCCGTGCAGAACTGAAAGTGCTGCCGAACCATCGCCTGGCTATCCCCAAAGCGAGCGGCCCAAACCAGCAGTGGTCCAGTGATGTTACCTACATCCGCTTTGGCCGCCGCCATGTGTTTTTAGCGGTTATCGTGGACCTGTGGTCACGGAAAATCATCGGCTGGGCGCTGCATGAAAAGCTCAACGCCGAACTGAGCACGGTCGCGCTTTATAAAGCCATCAAGCAGCGTAAGCCCAAGCCAGGATTGATACTGCACACCGACAGGGCATTGAATTCCGGGCGAAAGTGATGCAGAAATGGCTCAATCGATATGGTATTCGCCATAGCATGAACCGCCCAGGGCAATGCACGGATAATGCAGAAGTGGAGTCGTTCTTTAAGACGCTCAAAGCCGAACTGATACACGACAATCACTTCGGTACGGTGGCGTCACTGCGCCAACAGGTAGGCCATTACATCCAGCATTTTTACAACAAGGTGCGGCTACACAGTAGCCTCGATTACGTATCACCGATACAGTACGAGCAAGCCGCTTAATAACAACTGCGTGTCCGTTTTATCGGGTGAACATCAGTGGGACACCCACTTTTATATTCCTTACCAAATACTCTTGCGGTTGGGACATTCCGCAATGTTGATGTACCTGTTGAAGTAGAAATACACGAAAGCGAACCAGAGGTAAGTCTCGCTGAGTGGGATCATGCATCTAAAGGCTATGTCACAATGAAGTCGGGCAGTTGCGCAGTATTCGGTTGCACAGACTATTTACCTGATGCGGCAAAAATTGAAATTCTCCCTGGAGAGTATGCTGTGCTTTCTCTAGCTAAAGGACTTGACTCTATAACAGAGAAATGGGGAGACGCAGATGATATCTACAGGGTAATTCTTTGGCCTTCATCCAATAAAGAGTACAAAGTACTAAAGCGCTATGAAGACACGTAACAAGCCGCTCAAATTTGTTCCGGCCACAAAAGGCGTGGCCTCCACCGGATTCGCTACCGCTCGCCGTTTAGCGGGGCGTTAGCCAGCGAGAATCTACGTATGACGACATTAGGAGTGCTAATTCAGGAAGAATGCCACCTCCATGATCTTAAAAAGGAGGCGGCGTTAACCTTGGATCAATTAGTTTCTGCCTTGGAGGCAATGATTCAAGATGGTGAGGTTGAGTTATATCACTACTCCGAAACGTCTACAGTTACTCTCGAAAAGAATGCGGCGCTTGATGCTCTAAGGGACCGGCGTAACTTCGACTGGGCAAATGGTCAGGAGCATAGAGCTGATTACTTTGTGGCTCCCGGGCAAATAACCCGGGACATCCACTTCTAAACTTTCATAAAATCAAAGCCCTAACGAAGCCAGCCGCTGTTGGGGCCCCTTTAAGTGAAGCGCCTTACTGACGGGAGTGGGAGCTGATGCGAGTCAGGGATGACGAGCAAGCGGAAGACGCGTCAGGAACGCGTGTGAAGCGGTCAGCGGTAAGCGACCAGAAGTAAGGATAC
Encoded here:
- the lolA gene encoding outer membrane lipoprotein chaperone LolA; the protein is MRLLPLALLLASTAAVADDASDLKAKLAHYQSFSAHFSQKVVDSKGNTAMKAEGEMAVERPQKLYWHTEKPDETLLISDGNTLWLYNPFVEQVTLYSPKEAVGRTPMLLLSSQDPAVWSQFTIKADGQNYLIKPKDEKDAYVTALTVKFSGNKVAGLVIHDVSGQQNTVTFSGFKSPRAKDADVKFTFTPPPGVAIDDQR
- a CDS encoding replication-associated recombination protein A; this translates as MTNLGFDFGDGPVEPLAARMRPKTFDDYVGQQHLVGQGKALRRALEAGKPHSMILWGPPGTGKTTLAELIARYSDAEVERISAVTSGIKEIRAAVDAAKSRARKTLLFVDEVHRFNKSQQDAFLPHIEDGTFIFIGATTENPSFELNGALLSRARVYVLKNLEYNDISGLLSRALTAPEGLTGISLDDDAQDVLTQMAGGDARRALNYLEMLSDMADDGRISKELIASVLGQDIRRFDKGGDLFYDMISAFHKSVRGSAPDAALYWYCRMLEGGCDPLYVARRLLAIASEDIGNADPKALTIGLNAWDTFTRVGPAEGERAIAQAAVYMACAPKSNAVYTAFKAARRDAKAAGDLAVPLHLRNAPTKLLESLGHGSEYRYAHDEPGAYAAGENFFPQELKDRRYYQPSNRGLEQKIGEKLNYLAERDRQSPVQRYSDDEGSGTLPED
- the serS gene encoding serine--tRNA ligase, with translation MLDNKYLRQDLDTTAERLATRGFKLDVAAIQALEEKRKALQVRTQELQNERNTRSKAIGQAARNGEDIAPLKAAVTQINDELESVKTELDAVLAQWDAITMAIPNLPHESVPVGKDESENVELRRWGTPRQFDFEVKDHVDLGNGLNGLSFEDGVKLSGSRFVVMRGELAKLHRALAQFMLDLHTEQHGYLETYVPYLVNEDSLKGTGQLPKFGEDLFNIKPATEERQQLSLIPTAEVPLTNLVRDEIIDAASLPLKFTAHSPCFRSEAGSYGRDTRGLIRMHQFDKVEMVQIVHPDTSFAALDEMTRHAETVLEKLGLPYRTMTLCTGDIGFGATKTFDLEVWLPAQNTYREISSCSNVGDFQARRMQARFRNPETNKPELVHTLNGSGLAVGRTLVAVMENYQTADGRIEVPEVLRAYMGGKTHIG
- a CDS encoding GIY-YIG nuclease family protein, which translates into the protein MAAIKPWFLYLVRTRHGHLYTGITLDVPRRFAEHQSGKGAKALRGKGPLVLVYSEEVGSHSEALKRELAVKGLSKARKEALVAAVRQA
- a CDS encoding LA2681 family HEPN domain-containing protein, whose amino-acid sequence is MSSELDLLGIEIDSATENNNVSDLTTLLEKCDSMIESEDSHLRPIILFYRANIYSSLAALKSYDPEYAWSWQQSENVLEILNLRRAISDSKFPSLNPIFQCKVYTNLGNSLNQFGRFIEAIKAWDSALNIMPNFAMALGNKGIGLTHYARALYDYGHGNVMVAHAVDELKGAISKDALWDSGLHPEAKEYFRENYLSAEKHLERIEYRFDFDLNQWPVGDSKKEVGYRSWCLDNNLFLSPLNDVTKLSVSAQDVLHLPSHTYNIDEEARFPNYFNIMKQEYVTARFMLFESLDYYSEHISDKDVLLMDGFDGARFSYRIEQLKIAFRLAYSIFDKVALFLNDYYSVGLEISSVNFRKIWGKRKNKNFELNSCFEGSQNWPLRGLYFLSKDLFDDDFDDVALPESKELAGLRNRIEHRYLSLQTYEASVSNTDIHSYISLNDFQLKTLRIMSMAREALIYLSLAMHREEKIRNIENEKVSVPIQSSPIERFYK
- a CDS encoding transposase — its product is MPAYKTGKRTQQYSLEFKKKAVQWSHEPHRSVKEVAEALDIHPFMLSRWRKESREGKYGMASKTPKPEGKLKEQDEVKQLKKRIAELEMENDILKKWQRFQAEEQRSGIASSNASKGKSR
- a CDS encoding IS3 family transposase; the encoded protein is MATFPGGGTTQRYRFIQRQQGQIPVKALCARLKVSRSGYYDWLKRQPSQRQQQDDALLTAIRRLFEKAKQRYGSPKIHRALRLEGIRVGAKRVARLMREAGLKARVERVYRRMNKRRAELKVLPNHRLAIPKASGPNQQWSSDVTYIRFGRRHVFLAVIVDLWSRKIIGWALHEKLNAELSTVALYKAIKQRKPKPGLILHTDRALNSGRK
- a CDS encoding integrase core domain-containing protein is translated as MQKWLNRYGIRHSMNRPGQCTDNAEVESFFKTLKAELIHDNHFGTVASLRQQVGHYIQHFYNKVRLHSSLDYVSPIQYEQAA